A window of the Oncorhynchus masou masou isolate Uvic2021 chromosome 13, UVic_Omas_1.1, whole genome shotgun sequence genome harbors these coding sequences:
- the LOC135552754 gene encoding LOW QUALITY PROTEIN: zinc finger and BTB domain-containing protein 38-like (The sequence of the model RefSeq protein was modified relative to this genomic sequence to represent the inferred CDS: inserted 1 base in 1 codon), which yields MPKCSSLQKCXGLACSRLVYCLPRQMQADRGLDRTQMTVTSPCTQGLMDSSHPQALLSRLNEQRSQGLFCDVTIVVEDVKFRAHRNILAACSGYFRSAFTSTEVWTSSQVLELMDLRSEVFASILNLLYCSKVTTSPSTEDTRCLMAAGKRLGIPFLEKLVEQDRQDSGGPQIQTSTNPVKTTGRSKAQGPRKAKKETSRPEEPDSARGPRITNAFSITEVGPGNNLFTPLNLHRGERPSPDLGQTPAGCPAPCPLAVDNEPMQALSEHSYAVISQGPWDPEHRDGNQEDNKKGTKPTQSQPRQLASRNSGPLKKRHRLRAALSKSTPQTPAVAHEPVHPTGSSPTLIKPIVQHVGTSPPSLYPQTSRTNELPLAIDNGYRELDPPPLSAYTDDSISIYSCEHCPEIFTNKALLTVHTEMHKKRFVSHLFCKFCRRKFMHLKRLRNHETVCTKSQRGSPEHEPQGKEAGADHHSDSMPSTNNTVTNVQLSPTELPDPFPPTSLQMNPKSKTLQAVDKLVKPSGGQRVYNCSVCKRAYVTVSSLKRHENVHSWQRAYPCHYCNKVFALAEYRTKHEIWHTGERRYQCIFCLETFMTYYILKNHQKAFHGIDPRLSVSKKSANGGFKGSVYPIKLYRLLPMKFRKRRYKTYSQTYSEELEGSEQAPLGCSSPIPSFDDGGAMSNQDAAIFSMPVTFMATPKVVASVMPRISFDQPCDQDVDQDAGTGKQASHSEHNGPPYSYSTPLAIMQAGGESPAMDYGDGAAFQRFKNQEGNSHNLPILKINPPSSLNRLCELSAAAQRIEAMTSQLFLPGAESLVTSKTGGGGTETYIAKPACPGPSVDGHVLPLCQITVKIGNEAIIRRRIKGSKLFPRKRKRSSGNQVEERCWDQGQPTEGSMEISSLRFRTEVTSVIEPEPCDDLTDRDTADRLWRPYYSYKPKKKSKKLRSKHRKERRRLCYSMTSSLVPRASKDYLDKGCRSAEESISSEGTELKQRLRNTSPKTAYTCDICASTFITASGLRAHVIGCHPTFCRTCAKQCPPGEAPSASFETAEDSRDYVCKSCMENGSCFDNCARSPSTEKRYRCSFCPQRFLYLATKKSHEKKHQETAGKGYSSDNYSTVPKRQAILDLGLNLKKHIIKTEEGEDQYSIDKESKVPEGSLGRFSTEKIEPKHEEWEDTGDYMSVAPEKEIPFRISDGHYQKTPMSPPCTDTFSPSPSEMRYRKPSPSEMQYRKPSPSEMQYRKPSTSEMQYRKPKKRIEHNPQHQTSLTSKRQNQVDYIGRETPSHKAPMTTPGADSHFSYGQSSSTYLKRDSVTRATTPSSPKSEKSTYSAKKRPLYRHKIISLLNDKY from the exons ATGCCAAAGTGCAGCAGCTTACAGAAGT GAGGACTGGCGTGCTCCAGGCTGGTGTACTGCTTACCCAGGCAAATGCAAGCAGACCGGGGCCTTGATCGCACTCAG ATGACCGTGACGTCTCCCTGCACCCAGGGCTTGATGGACAGCTCCCATCCTCAGGCACTCCTCAGCAGGCTCAATGAGCAGCGCTCCCAAGGCCTCTTCTGTGATGTCACCATCGTGGTGGAGGATGTAAAGTTCCGGGCCCACCGGAACATCCTGGCTGCCTGCAGCGGATACTTCCGCAGCGCCTTCACCTCCACTGAGGTGTGGACTTCCAGCCAGGTGCTGGAGCTCATGGACCTGAGGTCTGAGGTGTTCGCCAGCATCCTCAACCTCCTCTACTGTTCTAAGGTTACAACATCACCTAGCACAGAGGACACTAGATGCCTGATGGCAGCTGGAAAAAGACTGGGGATTCCCTTCTTAGAGAAACTAGTGGAACAAGACAGGCAGGACTCAGGTGGGCCACAGATCCAGACCTCAACCAACCCTGTTAAGACCACAGGCCGTAGTAAGGCCCAAGGGCCTCGTAAAGCAAAGAAAGAGACCTCCAGGCCAGAGGAACCAGACAGTGCTAGAGGCCCGAGGATCACCAATGCTTTCTCTATCACTGAGGTGGGTCCTGGGAACAACCTCTTCACCCCACTAAACCTGCACAGGGGGGAGAGGCCATCACCTGATCTTGGACAGACCCCAGCGGGCTGCCCTGCCCCCTGCCCCCTCGCAGTGGACAATGAGCCCATGCAGGCGCTGTCAGAGCACTCCTACGCAGTCATTAGCCAGGGACCATGGGACCCTGAGCACAGGGATGGCAACCAGGAAGACAACAAGAAGGGCACCAAGCCCACACAGTCCCAACCAAGACAACTGGCCAGCAGAAACAGTGGCCCACTCAAAAAGCGTCACAGACTGCGAGCCGCCTTGAGTAAAAGCACACCTCAAACACCGGCTGTAGCACATGAACCTGTGCATCCAACTGGAAGCAGCCCGACATTAATTAAGCCCATTGTACAACATGTGGGAACGTCACCCCCGTCATTATACCCGCAGACAAGCAGGACCAATGAGCTGCCTCTAGCCATTGATAATGGCTACAGGGAGCTGGACCCACCTCCACTTTCAGCCTACACAGATGATAGCATATCGATCTACAGCTGTGAGCACTGTCCAGAGATATTCACCAATAAAGCACTTCTCACCGTACACACAGAAATGCACAAAAAAAGGTTTGTCAGTCATTTGTTTTGCAAATTTTGTCGCAGGAAGTTCATGCATTTGAAGCGGTTGCGGAACCACGAGACGGTGTGCACAAAATCACAGAGGGGCTCGCCTGAACACGAGCCCCAAGGCAAAGAGGCCGGGGCAGACCATCATTCAGACAGCATGCCAAGCACGAACAATACAGTAACTAATGTCCAGTTATCTCCTACTGAACTTCCTGACCCTTTCCCTCCAACCAGCCTCCAAATGAACCCCAAGTCAAAAACACTGCAGGCTGTAGATAAGTTAGTGAAACCTAGTGGAGGCCAGAGGGTCTATAACTGCAGTGTGTGTAAACGGGCATATGTGACCGTCTCCAGTCTGAAGCGCCACGAGAATGTTCACTCCTGGCAGAGGGCATACCCCTGTCACTACTGCAATAAAGTGTTTGCCCTAGCCGAGTATCGCACCAAACACGAGATCTGGCACACAGGAGAGCGCCGCTACCAGTGCATCTTCTGCTTAGAGACCTTCATGACCTACTACATCCTAAAGAACCACCAGAAGGCCTTCCACGGAATCGATCCCAGATTGTCTGTGAGTAAGAAGTCAGCAAATGGAGGATTTAAGGGCAGTGTTTACCCCATCAAACTCTACAGGCTTCTGCCTATGAAATTTAGAAAGAGACGGTACAAGACTTACAGTCAGACCTATTCAGAGGAGCTGGAGGGCAGTGAGCAGGCCCCGCTGGGCTGCAGCTCTCCCATCCCTTCATTTGATGATGGTGGTGCTATGAGTAACCAAGATGCTGCTATATTCTCAATGCCTGTGACATTCATGGCCACTCCAAAAGTTGTGGCATCAGTAATGCCACGCATCAGTTTTGATCAGCCCTGTGACCAAGATGTAGACCAAGATGCAGGCACAGGAAAACAGGCCTCTCACTCTGAGCATAATGGGCCTCCATATAGCTATTCAACCCCCTTGGCCATAATGCAGGCAGGTGGGGAGTCCCCTGCAATGGACTATGGAGATGGTGCCGCATTCCAAAGGTTTAAGAACCAGGAGGGCAACAGTCACAATCTACCAATCCTAAAAATTAACCCACCCAGCTCTCTGAACAGGCTATGTGAGCTCTCAGCTGCAGCTCAGAGAATTGAAGCCATGACCAGTCAGCTTTTTCTGCCAGGGGCTGAGAGCCTGGTCACTAGCAAGACTGGAGGGGGGGGAACTGAAACATACATTGCCAAGCCTGCATGTCCAGGTCCCTCCGTGGATGGTCACGTTCTACCCCTCTGCCAGATCACAGTGAAAATTGGCAATGAGGCAATCATTCGCCGAAGGATCAAGGGCTCCAAGCTGTTCCCCAGGAAGAGGAAAAGAAGCAGCGGGAACCAGGTAGAGGAGAGGTGTTGGGACCAGGGCCAGCCTACAGAGGGCAGCATGGAGATCTCCAGCCTCCGCTTCAGGACAGAGGTCACTTCTGTCATAGAGCCAGAGCCATGTGATGACCTGACTGACCGTGACACAGCTGACAGGCTCTGGCGTCCCTATTACTCTTACAAACCAAAGAAGAAGAGTAAGAAACTGAGATCCAAACACAGAAAAGAGAGACGTCGTCTATGCTATTCCATGACATCCTCATTAGTGCCCAGAGCCAGCAAAGACTACCTGGATAAAGGATGCAGAAGTGCTGAAGAGAGCATCTCCAGCGAGGGTACAGAGCTGAAACAACGTCTCAGAAACACCAGCCCAAAGACGGCATACACCTGCGACATCTGTGCAAGCACCTTCATAACGGCATCTGGTCTGAGAGCGCATGTCATTGGCTGTCACCCAACTTTCTGTCGGACCTGCGCAAAGCAGTGTCCCCCCGGCGAAGCCCCCAGTGCCAGCTTTGAGACCGCTGAGGACAGCAGGGATTACGTATGCAAGAGCTGTATGGAAAATGGCTCCTGCTTTGACAATTGTGCCCGCAGCCCCAGCACAGAGAAGCGGTATCGTTGCTCCTTCTGCCCCCAGCGCTTCCTCTACCTCGCAACCAAGAAGAGCCATGAAAAAAAACACCAAGAGACAGCAGGAAAGGGGTACAGCAGCGACAACTACTCCACAGTCCCAAAACGCCAAGCAATTTTGGATTTAGGCTTAAATCTGAAAAAGCATATCATCAaaacagaggaaggggaggatcaATATAGCATCGACAAGGAGAGCAAAGTGCCAGAGGGATCACTAGGCAGGTTCTCAACAGAGAAGATAGAGCCTAAGCACGAGGAATGGGAGGACACAGGTGACTACATGTCAGTGGCGCCCGAGAAAGAGATTCCATTTAGAATTAGTGATGGACACTATCAAAAAACTCCAATGTCACCCCCCTGCACCGACACCTTTTCTCCTTCCCCTTCAGAGATGCGGTACAGAAAGCCTTCCCCTTCAGAGATGCAGTACAGAAAGCCTTCCCCTTCAGAGATGCAGTACAGAAAGCCTTCCACTTCAGAGATGCAGTATAGAAAGCCTAAAAAGCGCATTGAACACAATCCGCAACATCAGACAAGCCTCACGTCCAAAAGGCAGAATCAAGTAGACTATATCGGTAGAGAGACACCCAGCCATAAGGCCCCAATGACCACACCAGGAGCAGACAGTCATTTTAGCTATGGGCAGTCTTCTTCTACATATCTGAAAAGAGACTCTGTTACTAGGGCAACCACTCCCTCCTCGCCCAAGTCAGAGAAGAGTACATACAGTGCAAAGAAGAGACCTCTTTACAGACATAAAATTATTTCACTCCTGAATGATAAGTATTAA